A window of the Cicer arietinum cultivar CDC Frontier isolate Library 1 chromosome 6, Cicar.CDCFrontier_v2.0, whole genome shotgun sequence genome harbors these coding sequences:
- the LOC101489653 gene encoding 26S proteasome non-ATPase regulatory subunit 8 homolog A-like, protein MDPKLTEVSQLFDRFKAAFLRNDFDSSSNLLSQLKVLLTGFRSLPPLFADTPNAVQELTIARDIYEHAVVLSVKIEDQDAFERDFFQLKPYYTDARNRLPQSPQEYPILGLNLLRLLVQNRIAEFHTELELLSSTALENPCIKHAVELEQSFMEGAYNRVLTARQTVPHDTYVYFMDLLAKTIRDEIAGCSEKAYDYLSINDAKQMLLFSSDQELLEYIKEEHPEWEVKNNSVFFQKAKDSAPCKEIPSLQLINQTLSYARELERIV, encoded by the exons atggATCCAAAATTAACCGAAGTATCTCAGCTCTTCGATCGGTTTAAGGCTGCGTTTCTCAGAAACGACTTTGATTCATCTTCTAATCTTCTTTCTCAGCTAAAG GTGTTACTAACAGGGTTTAGAAGCCTTCCGCCCTTGTTTGCAGATACACCTAATGCAGTTCAGGAGTTAACAATAGCAA GGGATATATACGAGCATGCCGTTGTCCTTAGTGTAAAAATCGAGGATCAAGATGCCTTTGAAAGGGATTTCTTCCAGTTGAAACCGTATTATACAGATGCCCG TAATCGTCTTCCACAATCTCCTCAGGAGTACCCAATACTTGGTCTCAACCTGTTGAGACTACTTGTGCAGAATAGAATTGCTGAATTCCATACTGAGTTGGAATTACTTTCATCCACTGCTCTAGAGAATCCTTGTATTAAGCATGCTGTGGAGTTGGAGCAATCTTTTATGGAAGGGGCTTACAATCGTGTTTTGACTGCTCGACAGACTGTGCCACATGATACATATGTTTATTTCATGGATCTTTTGGCAAAGACCATCAG AGATGAGATAGCAGGATGCAGTGAGAAGGCATACGACTATCTTTCAATTAATGATGCTAAGCAAATGCTGCTATTCTCTTCAGATCAGGAACTCTTGGAATATATTAAAGAG GAGCACCCTGAGTGGGAAGTTAAGAACAATTCTGTCTTTTTTCAAAAGGCAAAAGATTCTGCACCTTGCAAAGAAATACCctccctgcaactcatcaacCAAACACTTAGTTATGCTAGGGAGTTGGAGAGGATTGTCTGA
- the LOC101489109 gene encoding probable galacturonosyltransferase 12 isoform X2: MLLQISPSLRHVTLLPGKGLREFIKVRIASRRLSYRILFYLLLFFTFLLRFVFVLTAVDGIDGENKCSTIGCLGIKLRPKILGRKLESTVPEEIYGILDQPIGKDELERRSDIPQTLEEFMTEMKKGGYDARTFAIKLREMVTFMEQRTRMAKIQEYLYRHVASSSIPKQLHCLDLRLANEHTNNAEARLQLPSAELVPALVDNSYFHYVLASDNVLAASVVAKSLVHNSLQPERVVLHIITDRKTYYPMQAWFSLHTLSPAIIEVKALHHFDWFTKRKVPVLEAMEKDQNVRSRFRGGSSAIVANTIEKPKFIAAKLQALSPKYNSVMNHIRIHLPEMFPSLDKVVFLDDDIVVQTDLSPLWDIDMNGKVNGAVETCTGQDKFVMSKRLNNYLNFSHPLISKKFDPNECAWAYGMNIFDLEAWRKTNISYTYHYWVEQNTKSDLSLWQLGTLPPGLIAFHGNVHTIDPFWHMMGLGYQENTSFDDAKNAGVVHFNGRAKPWLDIAFRQLRPLWTKYVDFSDNFIKGCHIRRS, translated from the exons ATGTTGCTGCAGATATCACCAAGTCTGAGGCATGTCACTCTACTTCCAGGAAAAGGGTTGAGGGAATTTATCAAAGTGAGGATTGCTTCGAGGAGACTTTCTTATCGGATTCTCTTCTATTTGCTGTTGTTCTTCACTTTTCTTCTCCGGTTTGTGTTTGTTTTGACAGCAGTTGATGGCATAGATGGTGAAAACAAGTGCTCTACCATAG gTTGCCTAGGAATAAAACTGAGGCCAAAGATTTTGGGAAGAAAGCTTGAATCAACT GTCCCAGAAGAGATATATGGAATATTAGATCAACCCATTGGAAAAGATGAATTGGAGAGAAGATCTGATATTCCTCAGACTTTAGAAGAGTTCATGACTGAAATGAAGAAAGGCGGATATGATGCCAGAACATTCGCGATTAAACTACGAGAAATG GTAACATTTATGGAACAAAGGACTAGGATGGCCAAAATCCAAGAATATTTATATCGTCATGTAGCATCAAGCAGCATACCTAAACAGCTTCATTGCCTTGACTTGAGGCTAGCGAATGAACACACCAACAATGCAGAAGCGCGCCTTCAGCTACCGTCTGCAGAACTTGTTCCTGCTCTTGTTGACAATTCTTACTTCCACTATGTTCTTGCCTCAGACAATGTGCTTGCAGCCTCTGTGGTAGCAAAATCACTTGTTCACAACAGTTTGCAGCCTGAGAGAGTTGTTCTACACATAATTACAGATAGAAAGACTTATTATCCAATGCAAGCTTGGTTTTCATTGCATACATTATCACCTGCTATAATTGAGGTCAAGGCATTGCACCATTTTGATTGGTTTACAAAGAGAAAAGTGCCTGTTCTGGAGGCAATGGAAAAAGATCAAAATGTGCGGTCGCGGTTTAGAGGAGGTTCATCAGCTATAGTTGCAAATACTATTGAGAAGCCGAAATTTATTGCAGCAAAACTGCAGGCACTTAGTCCCAAGTATAATTCAGTGATGAATCACATTCGAATACATCTTCCAGAG ATGTTCCCCAGTCTTGACAAGGTGGTATTCCTCGACGACGACATTGTGGTACAAACTGATCTTTCACCTCTATGGGACATTGACATGAATGGAAAAGTCAATGGAGCAGTAGAAACATGCACTGGAcaagataaatttgtgatgtCAAAGAGGTTGAATAACTATTTGAACTTCTCCCACCCTCTAATATCCAAAAAATTTGATCCAAATGAATGTGCTTGGGCTTATGGCATGAACATTTTTGATCTGGAGGCTTGGAGGAAGACTAATATAAGCTATACATACCATTATTGGGTTGAACAG AATACAAAATCAGACTTGAGTTTGTGGCAGCTAGGGACATTACCTCCTGGATTAATAGCATTCCATGGTAATGTTCATACTATTGATCCTTTCTGGCACATGATGGGATTGGGATATCAGGAAAATACAAGTTTTGATGATGCTAAGAATGCTGGTGTTGTCCATTTCAATGGCAGGGCAAAGCCATGGCTAGATATAGCTTTTCGACAATTAAGGCCATTGTGGACCAAGTATGTTGACTTTTCAGATAACTTCATCAAGGGATGTCACATTAGGAGATCTTAA
- the LOC101489109 gene encoding probable galacturonosyltransferase 12 isoform X1 produces the protein MLLQISPSLRHVTLLPGKGLREFIKVRIASRRLSYRILFYLLLFFTFLLRFVFVLTAVDGIDGENKCSTIEIKKKIAGCLGIKLRPKILGRKLESTVPEEIYGILDQPIGKDELERRSDIPQTLEEFMTEMKKGGYDARTFAIKLREMVTFMEQRTRMAKIQEYLYRHVASSSIPKQLHCLDLRLANEHTNNAEARLQLPSAELVPALVDNSYFHYVLASDNVLAASVVAKSLVHNSLQPERVVLHIITDRKTYYPMQAWFSLHTLSPAIIEVKALHHFDWFTKRKVPVLEAMEKDQNVRSRFRGGSSAIVANTIEKPKFIAAKLQALSPKYNSVMNHIRIHLPEMFPSLDKVVFLDDDIVVQTDLSPLWDIDMNGKVNGAVETCTGQDKFVMSKRLNNYLNFSHPLISKKFDPNECAWAYGMNIFDLEAWRKTNISYTYHYWVEQNTKSDLSLWQLGTLPPGLIAFHGNVHTIDPFWHMMGLGYQENTSFDDAKNAGVVHFNGRAKPWLDIAFRQLRPLWTKYVDFSDNFIKGCHIRRS, from the exons ATGTTGCTGCAGATATCACCAAGTCTGAGGCATGTCACTCTACTTCCAGGAAAAGGGTTGAGGGAATTTATCAAAGTGAGGATTGCTTCGAGGAGACTTTCTTATCGGATTCTCTTCTATTTGCTGTTGTTCTTCACTTTTCTTCTCCGGTTTGTGTTTGTTTTGACAGCAGTTGATGGCATAGATGGTGAAAACAAGTGCTCTACCATAG aaattaaaaaaaaaattgcaggTTGCCTAGGAATAAAACTGAGGCCAAAGATTTTGGGAAGAAAGCTTGAATCAACT GTCCCAGAAGAGATATATGGAATATTAGATCAACCCATTGGAAAAGATGAATTGGAGAGAAGATCTGATATTCCTCAGACTTTAGAAGAGTTCATGACTGAAATGAAGAAAGGCGGATATGATGCCAGAACATTCGCGATTAAACTACGAGAAATG GTAACATTTATGGAACAAAGGACTAGGATGGCCAAAATCCAAGAATATTTATATCGTCATGTAGCATCAAGCAGCATACCTAAACAGCTTCATTGCCTTGACTTGAGGCTAGCGAATGAACACACCAACAATGCAGAAGCGCGCCTTCAGCTACCGTCTGCAGAACTTGTTCCTGCTCTTGTTGACAATTCTTACTTCCACTATGTTCTTGCCTCAGACAATGTGCTTGCAGCCTCTGTGGTAGCAAAATCACTTGTTCACAACAGTTTGCAGCCTGAGAGAGTTGTTCTACACATAATTACAGATAGAAAGACTTATTATCCAATGCAAGCTTGGTTTTCATTGCATACATTATCACCTGCTATAATTGAGGTCAAGGCATTGCACCATTTTGATTGGTTTACAAAGAGAAAAGTGCCTGTTCTGGAGGCAATGGAAAAAGATCAAAATGTGCGGTCGCGGTTTAGAGGAGGTTCATCAGCTATAGTTGCAAATACTATTGAGAAGCCGAAATTTATTGCAGCAAAACTGCAGGCACTTAGTCCCAAGTATAATTCAGTGATGAATCACATTCGAATACATCTTCCAGAG ATGTTCCCCAGTCTTGACAAGGTGGTATTCCTCGACGACGACATTGTGGTACAAACTGATCTTTCACCTCTATGGGACATTGACATGAATGGAAAAGTCAATGGAGCAGTAGAAACATGCACTGGAcaagataaatttgtgatgtCAAAGAGGTTGAATAACTATTTGAACTTCTCCCACCCTCTAATATCCAAAAAATTTGATCCAAATGAATGTGCTTGGGCTTATGGCATGAACATTTTTGATCTGGAGGCTTGGAGGAAGACTAATATAAGCTATACATACCATTATTGGGTTGAACAG AATACAAAATCAGACTTGAGTTTGTGGCAGCTAGGGACATTACCTCCTGGATTAATAGCATTCCATGGTAATGTTCATACTATTGATCCTTTCTGGCACATGATGGGATTGGGATATCAGGAAAATACAAGTTTTGATGATGCTAAGAATGCTGGTGTTGTCCATTTCAATGGCAGGGCAAAGCCATGGCTAGATATAGCTTTTCGACAATTAAGGCCATTGTGGACCAAGTATGTTGACTTTTCAGATAACTTCATCAAGGGATGTCACATTAGGAGATCTTAA
- the LOC105851141 gene encoding LOW QUALITY PROTEIN: disease resistance protein Roq1-like (The sequence of the model RefSeq protein was modified relative to this genomic sequence to represent the inferred CDS: substituted 1 base at 1 genomic stop codon) translates to MKAMMSSARKNLYDVFVSFRGEDTRYNFTHHLFAALQRKGIFVFRDDTYFNKGQSITPDHLRAIENSQIYIVIFSKNYASSIWCLRELEYILHCVQLNKKLVVPVYYDVDPSDVRHQQGSYGKAFAEYEQSFQPNDKIQQWRAALTTVTNQSGWDVRHKSELLVIEKIVEEIINIMDFNTKLSSVPNDLVGMDSPTEELEKCLLLDSFDDVRVVGICGMGGIGKTTLATVLYNKISHQFGASCFINDVSKIYKREGLIGVHKQILHQTLGVEHLQIYNLHDADKLKQSRLCRLRALIILDNVDQIEPFNKPVVNHEWLGAGSRIIVISRDEYIFAVYGVSVVYRVPLLNQTNSLQLFCQTLSKRDHILSSSRELVHDLLSYANGLPLAIKVLSSFLSSVDISEWKTALPGFISSPKSGIVNVLQLSFDRLEEMEKEVFLDIACFFNGCEEDYVKNVLKCCGFDADFGLSVLIKKSLISISDENKIEMHALLEELGRNIRKWSRLWLHEQFYNVVLENMENNVEAVVLYGSEREKGILMGEALSKMNHLRLLILNQVKFSGSLDYLSNDLRYVTWNEYPFLCLPSSFQPNHLVELILVDSNIKQLWEGRKNLPNLRTLDLSYSENLLKMPYFGDCPILERLNLEGCVKLKLIDPSIGLLRELVFLNLKKCENLICIPYEILDLTSLKYLNLCGCSKAHNNPKAPEDLASILLPSMPRFSCLSELDISFCGLKKIPDALGCVPCLERLNLRGNNFVTLPSLRELSKLEYLNLEHCKQLKSLTELPSPAAIKQDXXXXXXXXXXXXXXXMYIFNCAELGERERCSSMAFSWMMHFIQANQDSSASFHQIDIVIPGSEIPKWFNNRRMGGRSISIDPSPIVYDDNIIGIACCVVFSVEPFDLPTTGYDWGPVIQLGFKSSNAADSRCVVIPVTLYRYLIRVKSNHMWLIYFDQELFFSFLRSIDNTVWDLDHIKMEVSVKNGQGLLLEVKHCGYRWVFKQNPHPIDLTMMHCGKSXAQNCYFLVIEDEAQPQQSFYTTEVKMVILGSEIPSWFNNQIVGRDESAFYKYS, encoded by the exons ATGAAAGCTATGATGAGTTCGGCAAGGAAGAACCTTTATGATGTGTTTGTGAGTTTCAGAGGTGAAGACACACGCTACAACTTCACTCATCATCTTTTTGCTGCTCTCCAAAGAAAAGGCATTTTTGTATTCAGGGATGACACCTATTTCAATAAAGGTCAATCCATAACACCTGACCACCTCCGCGCGATCGAAAACTCCCAAATTTATATTGTGATATTTTCTAAGAACTATGCTTCTTCAATATGGTGCTTACGAGAATTGGAATACATCCTTCACTGTGTTCAACTAAACAAAAAACTTGTTGTGCCTGTTTACTATGATGTTGATCCTTCTGATGTGAGACACCAACAAGGAAGTTATGGTAAAGCCTTTGCTGAATATGAGCAAAGCTTCCAACCCAATGACAAGATTCAACAATGGAGGGCAGCTCTCACAACCGTCACCAATCAATCTGGCTGGGATGTGCGTCATAA GTCAGAATTGTTGGTGATTGAAAAGATTGTTGAAgagataattaatattatggaTTTTAATACCAAACTTTCAAGTGTTCCAAATGATTTAGTTGGGATGGATTCTCCTACAGAAGAATTGGAAAAGTGTTTACTTTTGGACTCCTTTGATGATGTTCGGGTTGTAGGAATTTGTGGTATGGGAGGAATAGGGAAGACAACCCTTGCTACTGTTTTATACAACAAAATCTCTCATCAATTTGGTGCATCTTGTTTTATTAATGATGTAAGCAAAATTTATAAACGAGAGGGTCTTATTGGTGTACATAAGCAAATTCTACATCAAACTCTTGGCGTAGAACACCTTCAGATCtacaatctacatgatgcagaTAAGTTAAAACAAAGTAGGCTATGTCGTCTCCGGGCGCTCATAATTCTTGATAATGTTGATCAAATTGAACCATTCAATAAACCAGTTGTTAATCATGAATGGTTAGGTGCAGGGAGTAGAATCATCGTGATATCTAGAGATGAGTATATCTTTGCCGTGTATGGTGTAAGTGTGGTTTACAGAGTTCCACTCTTGAATCAGACTAACTCTCTTCAACTATTTTGTCAAACACTTTCCAAACGTGATCATATTTTAAGTAGTTCTAGAGAGTTGGTGCATGACTTACTAAGTTATGCTAATGGTCTACCACTGGCAATTAAAGTATTGAGCTCTTTTTTGTCTAGTGTAGATATCTCTGAATGGAAAACTGCATTGCCTGGATTTATTTCAAGTCCAAAAAGTGGTATCGTGAATGTGCTGCAATTAAGTTTTGACCGGCTAGAGGAAATGGAAAAAGAAGTATTTCTTGATATTGCTTGTTTTTTCAATGGGTGTGAGGAGGATTAtgttaaaaatgttttaaagtGTTGCGGATTTGATGCTGATTTTGGATTAAGTGTTCTCATTAAGAAATCACTCATAAGCATTTCAGATGAAAATAAGATTGAAATGCATGCTTTGTTGGAAGAGCTAGGCAGAAATATAAGAAAGTGGAGCAGGTTGTGGCTGCACGAACAATTCTACAATGTTGTGTTGGAGAATATG GAAAACAACGTTGAGGCCGTAGTTTTGTACGGATCTGAAAGGGAAAAGGGAATATTGATGGGTGAAGCATTGTCAAAAATGAATCATCTTAGATTGCTCATACTCAATCAAGTGAAATTTTCAGGAAGCCTTGATTATCTCTCTAATGATTTAAGATATGTTACATGGAATGAATATCCTTTCTTGTGTTTGCCATCTAGTTTTCAGCCCAACCATCTTGTTGAATTGATCTTGGTGGATAGCAACATCAAACAACTATGGGAAGGCAGGAAG AATCTGCCCAATTTGAGGACTCTAGATCTAAGCTACTCTGAAAATCTATTAAAGATGCCATATTTTGGAGACTGCCCAATTCTTGAACGGCTAAATCTTGAAGGATGCGTAAAACTTAAGTTGATTGATCCATCTATTGGTCTTCTAAGAGAGCTTGTTTTCTTGAATcttaaaaaatgtgaaaatcTTATATGCATACCCTACGAAATACTTGATCTCACCTCTCTTAAATATTTAAACCTTTGCGGCTGTTCCAAAGCGCATAACAATCCCAAAGCACCTGAAGATTTGGCTAGTATTTTGTTGCCTTCCATGCCTAGATTCTCTTGTTTGAGTGAGCTTGATATTAGTTTTTGCGGTCTAAAAAAAATCCCTGACGCTCTTGGATGTGTGCCTTGCTTAGAAAGACTAAACTTAAGGGGAAACAATTTTGTCACATTGCCGAGCCTCCGTGAGCTTTCCAAActtgaatatttaaatttagagCATTGCAAACAGTTGAAATCTTTGACAGAGCTCCCTTCACCTGCTGCTATCAAGCAGGAT NNNNNNNNNNNNNNNNNNNNNNNNNNNNNNNNNNNNNNNNNNNNNATGTATATTTTCAACTGTGCTGAATTGGGTGAGAGGGAACGCTGCAGTAGCATGGCTTTTTCATGGATGATGCATTTCATTCAAGCAAACCAAGATTCCTCTGCCTCCTTTCATCAGATTGATATTGTTATTCCTGGAAGTGAAATACCAAAGTGGTTCAACAATCGGAGAATGGGTGGTAGATCAATAAGCATAGACCCATCTCCCATTGTGTATGACGATAATATCATTGGCATTGCTTGCTGTGTCGTATTTTCTGTGGAACCTTTTGATCTACCTACAACAGGATATGATTGGGGACCTGTAATACAGTTAGGTTTTAAGAGCAGCAATGCTGCCGATAGCCGTTGTGTTGTCATTCCAGTAACTCTCTATAGATATCTTATTAGGGTCAAATCAAATCACATGTGGCTAATCTATTTTGATCAGGAATTATTCTTTAGTTTTCTGAGGTCTATAGACAATACAGTTTGGGATCTTGATCATATCAAAATGGAAGTTTCTGTTAAGAATGGCCAAGGCTTGCTTCTGGAGGTAAAACACTGCGGGTATCGTTGGGTGTTTAAACAGAATCCACACCCAATCGACTTAACAATGATGCACTGTGGAAAGTCATAAGCTCAAAACTGCTACTTTTTGGTGATTGAAGATGAGGCGCAACCACAACAATCATTCTATACTACTGAGGTTAAAATGGTTATTCTAGGAAGTGAAATACCAAGTTGGTTCAACAATCAGATCGTGGGTCGAGATGAGTCTGCGTTTTACAAATACTCATGA